One Tolypothrix bouteillei VB521301 DNA window includes the following coding sequences:
- the brxL gene encoding BREX system Lon protease-like protein BrxL: MNSCEIAPYNNELVREVFGNLCIDKTRLPSSRLTDIGVPSFVAEWLLEKIVPGIGTLTATEAEQINSFVKKAFPRKDDRNEIIFDLTQGEVKKLIALLQVRIKLEPNGRIIPEPSAQIPALNLTECRISTEIIERYKMLLRQGVWGKITLGMLPEGKVDVMGFEPFQCSQVNLQAYASCRVKFSSQEWKDLLFCSMGFNPQDPNYNQEAKTWILSRLLPLVEPNYHIMELAPKGTGKSFFYENVSSKVSLISGGKITPAQLFINGRTKEVGLLGRHDLVVLDEVQSLTFDNPDEVIGTLKTYLASGRYNRSGFADIASDCGLVMLGNIELDENLRPRNEENLIANLPIFFAETAFLDRIAGIIPGWEIPKFKKEMAAYQFGLKMDFFGEVLLSFRYDNRFLLYAQEHTQFDSNVTVRDQNAILKSASGFLKLLYPHLELTLMDYDRDCLKPALQLRQAIRDSQYHLDDEYRQLGKEIYVEVK, translated from the coding sequence ATGAATTCTTGTGAAATCGCCCCTTACAATAACGAGTTAGTACGCGAAGTCTTTGGAAATCTTTGTATTGACAAAACCCGATTGCCATCGAGTAGACTCACCGATATAGGTGTACCCAGCTTTGTAGCCGAATGGTTGCTAGAGAAAATAGTACCCGGAATCGGAACCCTAACAGCCACAGAAGCCGAACAAATCAATAGCTTCGTCAAAAAAGCTTTTCCCCGCAAAGATGACCGTAACGAAATTATATTTGATTTGACGCAGGGGGAAGTCAAAAAACTTATTGCCCTCCTACAAGTCCGAATCAAACTAGAACCCAACGGACGTATTATTCCCGAACCCTCCGCTCAAATTCCCGCTCTCAATTTAACTGAATGCAGAATTTCTACAGAAATTATAGAACGATATAAAATGCTTTTGAGACAGGGAGTTTGGGGAAAAATCACCCTTGGTATGCTTCCAGAAGGGAAAGTAGACGTTATGGGTTTTGAACCCTTCCAATGTTCTCAAGTCAACCTACAAGCCTACGCTAGTTGTCGGGTCAAATTTAGTTCTCAAGAGTGGAAAGACTTGCTCTTTTGCTCCATGGGCTTTAATCCTCAAGACCCCAACTATAACCAAGAAGCTAAAACGTGGATACTTTCAAGGTTACTTCCATTAGTAGAGCCCAATTACCATATCATGGAACTAGCACCCAAAGGAACGGGAAAAAGCTTTTTCTATGAAAATGTTAGCAGTAAAGTGTCTTTAATCAGTGGAGGTAAAATCACACCAGCCCAGCTCTTTATTAATGGCAGAACCAAAGAAGTTGGCTTGTTGGGACGTCACGATCTTGTAGTCCTAGATGAAGTTCAGAGTTTAACATTTGACAATCCTGATGAAGTCATCGGAACCTTAAAAACCTACCTTGCTAGCGGGCGATACAATCGTTCCGGCTTTGCAGATATTGCCAGCGATTGCGGATTGGTGATGTTAGGAAACATTGAATTAGACGAAAACTTGCGACCCCGTAATGAAGAGAATTTAATTGCCAATCTCCCCATTTTTTTTGCAGAAACCGCCTTTCTAGACAGAATTGCGGGTATCATTCCTGGGTGGGAAATTCCTAAATTCAAGAAGGAAATGGCAGCATATCAGTTTGGTCTTAAAATGGATTTCTTTGGTGAAGTTCTACTTTCCTTTCGTTACGATAATCGATTTTTGTTATACGCGCAAGAACACACGCAATTCGATTCAAATGTTACCGTTCGAGACCAAAACGCCATCCTCAAATCAGCCTCTGGTTTTCTCAAACTTCTCTACCCTCATTTAGAATTAACATTAATGGACTACGATCGCGATTGCTTAAAACCAGCCCTGCAACTGCGTCAAGCTATTCGTGATTCACAATATCATCTTGATGATGAATATCGGCAGCTTGGTAAAGAAATATACGTTGAGGTTAAGTGA
- a CDS encoding ABC transporter substrate-binding protein encodes MFKLLRYFSIFFISTCLLFACHASAPTESKRPPLKVAFASFVGEYPGIIAQEKGFFKAQGVDVELIYKRYTQLERANFSAGKYDGITSSLGSFIILSATNSDIQGVIVIDESTGADAVVAQSQIKTLTDLKGKKLGANLGGFSEVFVTEMLKTANLTSDDVNLVKLEALEIPQNLKNNDIQAGHTWEPHLSEAIKSGGHILFTSKQIPGLILDMIIFRGETIRDRPEDVRAFVRGWLQASSYWKANVQEGNAIVSKALKIPSNTLSLEGLNLTDLGENQNLFQSSNPNSIYKTAKIYADFFIRSGNMTRVPDLKSLFNSSFLNPAS; translated from the coding sequence ATGTTTAAACTACTTAGATACTTTAGTATTTTTTTTATTAGTACCTGTTTGCTATTTGCTTGTCATGCTTCAGCACCGACTGAATCCAAACGCCCTCCTTTGAAAGTGGCATTTGCATCTTTTGTTGGGGAGTATCCAGGTATCATTGCTCAAGAAAAAGGATTCTTCAAAGCCCAGGGAGTGGATGTAGAACTCATTTATAAACGATATACCCAATTGGAACGAGCAAATTTCAGTGCGGGTAAGTATGATGGTATTACATCGTCCTTGGGAAGTTTTATAATCTTGAGTGCCACAAATTCTGATATACAAGGCGTAATCGTTATAGATGAATCAACAGGAGCAGATGCGGTAGTCGCTCAATCACAAATTAAAACCCTCACTGACTTGAAAGGAAAAAAGCTAGGTGCAAATCTAGGTGGTTTTAGCGAAGTTTTCGTGACTGAGATGTTGAAAACTGCCAATTTAACCAGCGATGATGTGAACTTGGTTAAATTAGAGGCTTTAGAAATTCCTCAAAATCTGAAAAATAATGATATTCAAGCCGGACACACTTGGGAACCCCATCTTTCTGAAGCTATTAAATCAGGGGGACATATCCTATTTACCAGCAAACAAATCCCTGGCTTGATTTTAGATATGATTATATTTCGCGGTGAGACAATCCGCGATCGCCCCGAAGACGTTCGTGCATTTGTGCGAGGATGGCTGCAAGCTTCTAGCTACTGGAAAGCAAATGTTCAAGAAGGAAACGCGATCGTTAGCAAAGCGTTAAAAATTCCTAGCAATACACTCTCGCTGGAGGGATTAAATCTAACCGATCTAGGTGAAAATCAAAATTTATTTCAATCTAGCAACCCTAACTCCATCTACAAAACTGCCAAGATATATGCAGACTTTTTTATTCGCTCAGGAAACATGACACGCGTTCCCGATCTGAAAAGTTTATTTAATTCTTCCTTCTTGAACCCTGCCTCCTAG
- a CDS encoding diguanylate cyclase domain-containing protein: MQHSFLGGIRTKLIVSFLIVALIPLLLLAFINKQTTEKALTDNARQALYAAANETTYKIDGFIDTNLNSVRVEALLPGLAGYLSLTPKQRDDSPIKQLATETLIRLSRKDMLNILSYALLDLNGKNVLDTHTPNISKDESVQNYFKKPLETGLPFVSSMKLSPTVPDLVTLFFSSPVRNAKGDILGVLRVSYNATVVQQLVTRATELAGGKSFAILLDEHNIYLAHSTAPKLLFKSIVPLPFDVVTQLQRQERLPNSPVKELSTYEFKLKQALDGKPPYLITSLPATSNQVNLIAIARLKYKPWSVLFARPLAVALAPVENLIRDTIFLFALIAGVVTIIAFAIGQLLTKPIIYLTNIVFQFTAGNLDIRAKISSKDEIGQLAKSFNNMALQLQTSFETLEQRVQQRTTELVIAKEKAENANQKLEQLVNLDGLTQVANRRCFDERLQAEWKRLAREQQPLSLILLDVDRFKSYNDYYGHLGGDGCLIIIGQTVQQVVRRPTDLVARYGGEEFSVLLPNTDLAGAIEVAQSIQQAIYHQAISHAQSDIKEIVTVSLGITCVIPTCDIKPDTLIASADKALYNAKQKGRDRYCTDGDGFTGIHRC; the protein is encoded by the coding sequence ATGCAGCACTCTTTTTTAGGCGGCATTCGTACAAAATTAATCGTCTCGTTTCTCATTGTTGCTTTGATTCCGTTGCTGTTATTGGCATTTATTAACAAACAGACAACTGAAAAAGCACTAACTGATAACGCTCGACAAGCCCTATATGCAGCGGCTAACGAAACCACTTACAAAATAGATGGTTTTATTGATACAAATCTCAATTCCGTGCGTGTAGAGGCGCTTTTACCAGGTTTAGCAGGCTATCTCAGCCTGACTCCAAAGCAGCGAGATGACAGCCCCATCAAGCAATTGGCGACAGAAACATTAATCCGTCTGAGTCGCAAAGATATGCTTAATATTCTCTCCTATGCTTTGCTCGACTTAAATGGGAAAAATGTATTGGATACACATACACCAAACATTAGCAAAGATGAATCCGTTCAAAATTATTTTAAAAAACCATTGGAAACTGGGTTACCCTTTGTTTCTAGTATGAAGCTATCGCCCACGGTTCCCGATCTTGTTACCCTCTTTTTTAGCAGCCCGGTTCGCAATGCCAAGGGAGATATATTAGGTGTATTGCGAGTTTCATACAATGCTACTGTTGTTCAGCAGTTAGTAACTCGAGCAACTGAACTGGCTGGGGGAAAATCCTTTGCTATTCTTTTAGATGAACATAATATTTACCTGGCACATAGTACGGCACCAAAACTACTTTTTAAATCAATTGTCCCTCTGCCTTTCGATGTTGTAACTCAACTACAAAGGCAAGAGCGGTTGCCTAATTCTCCTGTTAAAGAATTGTCAACTTATGAGTTCAAACTTAAGCAAGCATTGGATGGTAAACCTCCCTATTTAATTACATCTTTGCCAGCAACAAGCAATCAGGTTAATCTGATTGCGATCGCTCGGTTAAAATATAAACCTTGGTCTGTGTTGTTCGCACGACCCCTTGCTGTTGCCCTAGCACCTGTAGAAAACCTAATTCGTGACACAATATTTCTATTTGCACTTATTGCTGGAGTCGTCACAATTATCGCTTTTGCTATTGGGCAACTGCTAACAAAGCCAATAATTTACCTTACCAATATAGTTTTCCAGTTTACAGCAGGTAACTTAGATATCCGTGCCAAGATTAGCTCAAAAGACGAAATAGGTCAACTGGCGAAATCGTTTAACAACATGGCACTTCAGTTACAAACATCTTTTGAAACTTTGGAACAACGGGTACAGCAGAGAACAACAGAGTTAGTTATTGCTAAAGAAAAAGCAGAAAATGCAAATCAGAAACTAGAACAGCTAGTCAATTTAGATGGTTTGACTCAGGTGGCTAACCGTCGCTGCTTTGATGAACGACTGCAAGCAGAATGGAAACGCCTTGCACGAGAACAACAACCCCTGTCACTGATTTTATTGGATGTCGATCGATTCAAATCTTACAACGACTACTACGGTCATCTTGGAGGTGATGGTTGTTTAATTATAATAGGGCAAACCGTACAACAAGTGGTTCGTCGTCCTACCGATCTTGTAGCGCGTTACGGAGGAGAAGAATTTTCGGTACTCCTTCCCAATACCGATTTAGCAGGAGCGATCGAAGTAGCACAAAGTATTCAACAAGCAATTTACCATCAAGCCATTTCCCATGCACAGTCTGATATTAAGGAGATCGTCACAGTGAGTTTGGGTATTACTTGTGTCATACCCACTTGCGATATCAAGCCAGATACACTCATTGCTTCAGCCGATAAAGCACTGTACAATGCCAAACAAAAGGGGCGCGATCGCTATTGTACTGATGGAGATGGTTTTACAGGAATTCATCGATGTTAA
- a CDS encoding CARDB domain-containing protein, producing the protein MFADNRTNTNRLDTSNTSFVNSIEPSVMGSNKDFTLLKTDSLFTETSSSSSASIPDLIIENATNNERAIAGTKITFSFTEKNIGSGDAGRHYVGFYLSKDDKWSSDDTLLDTNSFYPVESLGAGSSISQTKEFTLDKNISTGDYYVLYVADDWSDLNESNETNNVFAKKISIKAPSPDLIIQNGEAPDTAKAGQKIKLSYREENIGLGDAGEHRVSFFLSKDDKWDSNDIRLGENSVKRLRAGKYVNRTKSFTLDSNLACGDYYVLYVSDDNYSVNESNETNNVFAKKITIKDAKGNAATYELNDTEPPIEPTPTPSQPIDENNEDSLEIEKLSFTTASPDLIVEVENDKSPERAKAGSEIKLSYEEKNVGSGEAGEHRVGFYLSKDGTWDSNDILLGEDSVKHIGAGKYISHTKTFSLDSNLASGDYYLLYVGDDKSNINETDETNNVVAKKITIKGKS; encoded by the coding sequence ATGTTCGCAGACAACAGGACAAATACAAATCGCTTAGACACCAGCAATACTAGCTTTGTTAACAGTATTGAACCTAGTGTAATGGGCTCCAACAAGGATTTCACCCTCCTTAAGACAGATAGTCTATTTACTGAGACGTCTAGTAGTAGTTCTGCTAGCATACCAGACTTGATAATAGAAAACGCCACCAACAATGAAAGGGCGATCGCAGGTACTAAAATCACCTTCTCCTTTACGGAAAAAAATATTGGAAGTGGAGATGCAGGTCGCCACTATGTAGGTTTCTATCTATCCAAAGATGATAAGTGGAGTAGTGATGATACTCTGTTAGACACTAACTCGTTTTACCCCGTGGAAAGTCTGGGTGCAGGTTCGTCTATCTCTCAAACCAAAGAATTCACCCTAGATAAAAATATCAGCACGGGCGATTATTACGTGCTGTATGTCGCCGATGACTGGTCCGATCTCAACGAAAGCAATGAAACTAATAACGTCTTTGCCAAAAAAATTAGCATTAAAGCGCCTTCACCAGACTTGATAATACAAAATGGTGAAGCGCCCGACACTGCAAAAGCAGGTCAAAAGATTAAGCTCTCATATAGGGAGGAAAATATAGGTCTTGGAGATGCCGGTGAGCACAGAGTTAGTTTCTTTCTATCCAAAGATGATAAGTGGGATAGTAACGACATTCGGTTGGGAGAGAACTCAGTTAAACGTTTACGTGCTGGTAAGTATGTCAACCGGACTAAGTCCTTCACCTTAGATAGCAATCTCGCCTGTGGCGATTATTACGTGCTGTATGTGAGCGATGACAATTATAGTGTCAACGAAAGCAATGAAACTAATAATGTCTTTGCTAAAAAGATTACCATTAAAGATGCAAAAGGAAACGCAGCAACTTACGAACTCAACGATACAGAACCCCCCATCGAGCCTACTCCTACTCCCTCCCAGCCTATAGATGAGAATAATGAAGACTCATTAGAAATAGAGAAATTGAGTTTCACGACTGCTTCACCAGACTTGATAGTAGAAGTAGAAAATGACAAATCACCTGAAAGAGCGAAAGCAGGTAGTGAGATTAAACTTTCCTACGAAGAGAAAAATGTTGGTAGTGGAGAGGCTGGTGAACATAGGGTCGGTTTTTATCTATCCAAAGACGGTACCTGGGATAGTAATGACATCTTGTTAGGTGAGGACTCGGTCAAGCATATAGGTGCTGGTAAGTATATCTCCCATACCAAAACCTTCAGCTTAGATAGCAATCTCGCCTCTGGCGATTATTACCTGCTATATGTGGGCGATGACAAGTCTAATATTAACGAAACCGATGAAACTAATAACGTCGTTGCCAAAAAGATTACCATTAAAGGAAAAAGCTAA
- a CDS encoding DUF7219 family protein — protein MAQEQEPELQNFLYHKSSYRGKFTPQRLVFNANLQEFATRVTYVCNLQTLGKISAEDAYEQISQLWEQLKRSYLELGIASDTEH, from the coding sequence ATGGCGCAAGAACAAGAACCAGAGCTACAAAACTTCCTCTATCACAAGAGTAGTTATAGGGGGAAATTCACACCACAGAGGCTTGTATTCAATGCAAATTTACAAGAATTTGCGACACGAGTCACTTACGTGTGTAATTTACAAACTCTTGGTAAAATCTCAGCAGAAGATGCTTACGAACAAATTAGCCAGCTTTGGGAGCAATTAAAACGCAGCTATTTAGAATTAGGTATAGCTTCAGATACAGAACATTAA
- a CDS encoding MerR family DNA-binding protein — translation MLIGELAKTTGLSKDTIRFYEKMGLINADERQAGSRTYKEFSPLMVERLMMITQGKSLGFTLNEIKYLIQAWGNDIMPDDEKIQVIDRKLEEISAKIQQLQEIKTYLTTKRNSIIGKADVVSV, via the coding sequence ATGCTCATTGGTGAACTGGCTAAAACAACAGGCTTGTCCAAAGATACAATTCGCTTTTACGAAAAAATGGGGCTAATTAATGCCGATGAGCGACAAGCAGGTTCAAGAACCTACAAGGAATTCAGCCCGTTGATGGTGGAACGGTTAATGATGATTACCCAAGGAAAGTCTCTAGGATTTACCCTCAATGAAATTAAATACCTGATACAAGCGTGGGGAAATGATATCATGCCAGATGATGAAAAAATTCAAGTCATTGACCGCAAACTTGAAGAAATTTCTGCAAAAATACAGCAACTCCAAGAAATTAAAACCTATCTGACAACCAAGCGGAATAGTATCATTGGGAAAGCTGATGTTGTCTCTGTTTGA
- a CDS encoding cupin domain-containing protein, with amino-acid sequence MEKHNLKHLGDGIVESWKSFNISQVNSNNVRFRVMENVTASWHSHSTSDELFYVISGTVHIDTEDGTHTLSANELLIVPAKTKHRARVEGKATLLVIDKIE; translated from the coding sequence ATGGAAAAACATAATCTAAAACACTTGGGCGATGGCATTGTCGAAAGCTGGAAAAGCTTTAACATTAGTCAAGTGAATAGTAATAATGTCCGTTTTAGAGTCATGGAGAATGTAACAGCAAGTTGGCATTCACACAGTACAAGTGATGAGTTATTTTACGTAATTTCAGGTACCGTTCATATTGATACTGAAGACGGAACACATACACTGAGTGCTAATGAGCTTCTTATAGTTCCTGCTAAAACTAAACATCGCGCTAGAGTTGAAGGAAAAGCAACTTTACTAGTTATAGACAAGATAGAGTAA
- a CDS encoding glycosyltransferase family 8 protein, with the protein MFLNSNVQPIVLVCAADNNYAMPLAVTVRSALTNLKNQQKIALYILDGGITKANRARIRKSLDEERVSISWIEPDNKLFDKLVLTRHLTLTCYYRLLITEFLPKEFHKAIYLDTDMIVTGNLAELWAIDMKDNYVLAVQDDVELYIGMSDGLRNYREVGICPEDKYFNSGLLVINLDKWRAEGIGNKVIEYIRQNTEYVRNDQDGLNAVLAGKWGELHPKWNQMPKVHEYSSWQDSSFPEDVYDELIHHPCVIHFTNSPKPWYAGLKAECQHPKKHLFFHYLDMTDWSGWRDTMWRRLWRKFMKTTSLTTSKL; encoded by the coding sequence GTGTTCCTTAACTCCAATGTTCAGCCAATTGTTCTTGTTTGCGCTGCTGATAATAACTATGCAATGCCCCTTGCGGTCACCGTTCGTTCAGCGCTGACAAATCTGAAAAACCAACAGAAAATAGCTTTGTATATCCTAGATGGAGGTATTACTAAAGCTAATAGAGCTAGAATTCGCAAGTCCTTAGACGAAGAACGGGTCAGTATTTCATGGATAGAGCCAGACAACAAGCTCTTTGATAAATTGGTATTGACCAGACATTTAACACTAACTTGCTATTATCGGCTGCTCATTACCGAATTTTTGCCAAAAGAGTTTCATAAAGCTATTTATTTAGATACTGACATGATAGTGACCGGAAACTTGGCAGAATTATGGGCTATTGACATGAAAGATAACTATGTATTAGCAGTTCAAGATGATGTTGAACTATACATAGGTATGTCTGATGGTTTGAGAAACTATCGTGAGGTGGGTATCTGTCCGGAGGATAAATATTTTAATTCAGGGCTTTTAGTCATCAACCTTGACAAATGGCGAGCGGAAGGTATTGGAAACAAGGTAATCGAATATATAAGACAAAATACAGAGTATGTACGCAATGACCAAGATGGTCTAAATGCAGTTCTTGCAGGTAAATGGGGAGAACTTCACCCCAAATGGAATCAAATGCCCAAAGTACATGAATATTCATCTTGGCAAGACAGTTCTTTTCCAGAGGATGTGTATGACGAACTGATCCACCATCCTTGCGTTATTCACTTTACCAATTCTCCAAAACCCTGGTATGCAGGATTAAAAGCAGAATGTCAGCACCCTAAAAAACATTTGTTCTTCCATTATCTTGATATGACCGATTGGTCTGGATGGCGAGATACCATGTGGAGACGACTTTGGAGAAAATTTATGAAAACCACATCATTAACGACCTCAAAACTCTAA